A genomic segment from Cyanobium sp. NIES-981 encodes:
- the sixA gene encoding phosphohistidine phosphatase SixA produces the protein MNLFLLRHGLAEERRADRPDALRPLTAEGVERTRAVVERLVALDLRADRLLTSPLVRARQTAALAVEAGLAPSLEEAAALEPGGSGLAGLRGQLAGLPAEARLVLVGHEPDLGDLAAHLIGAAPGTLLLKKAGLAWLQSSSASLEGPWRLRLLIGPRQLLGT, from the coding sequence ATGAACCTCTTCCTGCTGCGCCATGGCCTCGCCGAGGAACGCCGAGCGGATCGTCCCGACGCCCTGCGGCCGCTCACGGCCGAGGGTGTCGAGCGCACCAGGGCTGTGGTGGAGAGGCTGGTGGCGCTGGATCTCCGGGCCGATCGCCTGCTCACCAGCCCCCTGGTGCGGGCCCGCCAGACCGCGGCGCTGGCCGTCGAGGCGGGGCTGGCGCCCTCCCTGGAGGAGGCTGCCGCCCTGGAGCCGGGAGGGTCTGGCCTGGCCGGCCTGCGGGGCCAGCTGGCCGGGCTCCCCGCGGAGGCGCGGCTGGTCCTGGTGGGCCATGAGCCGGATCTCGGGGATCTGGCGGCCCACCTGATCGGGGCGGCGCCAGGGACTCTCCTGCTCAAGAAGGCGGGTCTGGCCTGGCTGCAGTCCTCGTCCGCCTCGCTGGAGGGTCCCTGGCGCCTGCGTCTGCTGATTGGGCCGCGGCAGCTGCTGGGGACCTAG
- a CDS encoding methylenetetrahydrofolate reductase — MLLQQALTRGLPAITAEVTPPRGADPARTLAAAASLRPWVHAVNVTDGSRAVMRMSSLAMCRLLLEAGIEPVLQMACRDRNRIALQADLLGAHALGLRNLLCLTGDPVRAGDQPDARPVNELESVRLLQLVASLNAGQDPVKGSLPDGGTAFFAGAAADPQSPSWSGLKARMRRKQRAGARFVQTQMVTDAEALRRFVEEIAAPLGLPVLAGVFLLKSAKNALFINRVVPGANIPQTLIDRLAAASDPAAEGVAIAAEQVARYLEIAQGVHVMAIKAEERIPLILARAGLAPLPETAGGTGIPARAPQLL, encoded by the coding sequence TTGCTGCTCCAACAGGCCCTCACCCGTGGTTTGCCGGCGATCACGGCTGAGGTCACTCCGCCCCGCGGCGCTGATCCCGCGCGCACCCTGGCGGCGGCGGCCTCGCTGCGTCCCTGGGTGCATGCCGTCAATGTCACCGATGGCAGCAGGGCGGTGATGCGGATGAGCAGCCTGGCCATGTGCCGCCTGCTCCTGGAGGCCGGCATCGAGCCGGTGCTGCAGATGGCCTGCCGCGATCGCAACCGCATTGCGCTGCAGGCGGATCTTCTGGGCGCCCATGCCCTCGGCCTGCGCAATCTGCTCTGTCTCACGGGCGATCCGGTGCGCGCCGGCGACCAGCCCGATGCCCGGCCCGTGAACGAGCTGGAGTCGGTGCGGCTGCTGCAACTGGTGGCCAGCCTCAACGCCGGTCAGGACCCGGTGAAGGGCTCCCTGCCGGATGGCGGCACAGCCTTCTTCGCGGGGGCGGCGGCGGATCCCCAGAGCCCCAGCTGGAGTGGGCTCAAGGCACGGATGCGCCGCAAGCAGCGGGCCGGGGCCCGCTTCGTGCAGACCCAGATGGTCACCGATGCCGAGGCCCTGCGCCGCTTTGTGGAGGAGATCGCCGCTCCGCTGGGCCTGCCCGTTCTGGCTGGGGTGTTCCTGCTGAAGTCCGCCAAGAACGCGCTGTTCATCAACCGGGTGGTGCCTGGGGCCAACATTCCCCAGACCCTGATCGATCGGCTGGCAGCCGCCTCTGACCCCGCCGCGGAGGGCGTGGCGATCGCGGCGGAGCAGGTGGCCCGTTACCTGGAGATCGCCCAGGGGGTGCACGTGATGGCGATCAAGGCGGAGGAGCGCATCCCCCTGATCCTGGCCAGGGCGGGCTTGGCCCCGTTGCCAGAGACAGCGGGCGGCACCGGGATTCCCGCCCGTGCTCCCCAGCTTCTCTGA
- the nuoH gene encoding NADH-quinone oxidoreductase subunit NuoH: protein MLSSATGLDTAVGLDLESSFVSALQGLGLSPGAAHLLWLPLPMVLVLVAAVVGVLVNVWLERKISAAVQQRIGPEYAGALGVLQPMADGLKLLFKEDVIPARADGLLFTLGPVLVLIPVILSWLVVPFGQHLLISNVGIGIFLWIALSSIQPIGLLMSGYASNNKYSLLGGLRAAAQSISYEIPLALAVLAVVMMSNSLSTVDIVDQQTGAGILSWNIWRQPVGFVIFWICALAECERLPFDLPEAEEELVAGYQTEYAGMKFALFYLGSYINLVLSALLVSVLYLGGWGFPLPVEWLAGWLGQPIDAPAVQVITASVGIVMTVLKAYLLVFLAILLRWTTPRVRIDQLLDLGWKFLLPIALVNLLVTAGLKLAFPAFFGG from the coding sequence ATGCTGAGCTCTGCAACCGGCCTGGACACGGCCGTGGGCCTGGACCTGGAGTCCAGTTTCGTGTCAGCCCTGCAGGGGCTGGGGCTGAGCCCGGGGGCGGCCCATCTGCTCTGGCTGCCCCTGCCCATGGTGCTGGTGCTGGTGGCCGCCGTGGTGGGCGTGCTGGTGAACGTGTGGCTGGAGCGCAAGATCTCGGCTGCCGTGCAGCAGCGCATCGGCCCTGAGTACGCCGGCGCCCTCGGGGTGCTGCAGCCGATGGCCGATGGCCTCAAGCTGCTGTTCAAGGAGGACGTGATTCCGGCCCGGGCCGATGGGCTGCTGTTCACCCTGGGGCCGGTGCTGGTGCTGATCCCTGTGATCCTCAGCTGGCTGGTGGTGCCCTTCGGCCAGCACCTGCTGATCAGCAACGTGGGCATCGGCATCTTCCTCTGGATCGCCCTGAGCTCGATCCAGCCGATCGGCCTGCTGATGAGCGGCTATGCCTCCAACAACAAGTACTCCCTGCTCGGTGGTCTGCGGGCGGCCGCGCAGTCGATCAGCTACGAGATACCCCTCGCCCTGGCGGTGCTGGCGGTGGTGATGATGAGCAACTCGCTCAGCACCGTCGACATCGTCGATCAGCAGACGGGCGCCGGCATCCTCAGCTGGAACATCTGGCGCCAGCCGGTGGGCTTCGTGATCTTCTGGATCTGTGCCCTTGCGGAATGCGAGCGCCTGCCGTTCGACCTCCCCGAAGCCGAGGAGGAGCTGGTGGCCGGCTACCAGACCGAGTACGCCGGCATGAAGTTCGCCCTGTTCTATCTGGGCAGCTACATCAACCTGGTGCTCTCGGCCCTGCTGGTGTCGGTGCTCTACCTGGGGGGCTGGGGTTTCCCCCTGCCGGTGGAATGGCTGGCCGGCTGGCTGGGCCAGCCCATCGATGCTCCCGCGGTGCAGGTGATCACCGCGTCCGTGGGCATCGTGATGACCGTATTGAAGGCCTACCTGCTGGTGTTCCTGGCGATCCTGCTGCGCTGGACGACGCCCCGGGTGCGCATCGACCAGCTCCTTGATCTGGGCTGGAAATTCCTGCTGCCGATCGCGCTGGTGAACCTGCTGGTCACCGCCGGCCTCAAGCTGGCCTTCCCCGCCTTCTTCGGCGGCTGA
- a CDS encoding NADH-quinone oxidoreductase subunit J, producing MTIASTTQFICFAVLSTTLVLGALGVVLLPNIVYSAFLLAGVFLSVAGLYLMLNASFVAAAQVLVYVGAVNVLILFAIMLVNKREDLSVIKGLALRRALSGLVCGGLFVLLIRVAVTTPWALPGPLPVGEEATIRIGEHLFSDYLLPFELASVLLLMAMIGAIVLARRDVFSADIVTGEAVDQGLIEKARTPLLLDQSGR from the coding sequence ATGACCATCGCTTCCACCACCCAGTTCATCTGTTTCGCGGTGCTCTCCACCACCCTCGTGCTGGGCGCCCTGGGCGTGGTGCTGCTGCCCAACATCGTCTATTCCGCCTTCCTGCTGGCCGGTGTGTTTCTCTCGGTGGCCGGTCTCTACCTGATGCTCAACGCCAGCTTCGTGGCCGCGGCCCAGGTGCTGGTCTATGTCGGCGCCGTCAACGTGCTGATCCTGTTCGCGATCATGCTGGTCAACAAGCGGGAAGACCTCTCGGTGATCAAGGGGCTGGCCCTGAGACGCGCCCTCTCCGGACTGGTGTGTGGCGGGTTGTTCGTGCTGCTGATCCGGGTGGCCGTCACCACCCCCTGGGCCCTGCCGGGGCCGCTGCCCGTGGGCGAGGAGGCCACCATCCGCATCGGCGAGCACCTGTTCTCCGATTACCTGCTTCCCTTCGAGCTCGCGTCGGTGCTGCTGCTGATGGCCATGATCGGTGCCATCGTGCTGGCCCGTCGGGACGTCTTCAGTGCGGACATCGTCACTGGGGAAGCCGTGGATCAGGGCCTGATCGAGAAGGCCCGCACCCCCCTGTTGCTGGATCAGTCCGGCCGCTGA
- a CDS encoding NDP-sugar synthase: protein MKAMILAAGKGTRVRPITHTIPKPMIPILQKPVMEFLLELLRQHGFTEIMVNVSHLAEEIENYFRDGQRFGVEIAYSFEGRIEDGELIGDAIGSAGGLKKIQNFQTFFDDTFVVLCGDALIDLDLTEAVRRHREKGAMASLITKRVPPDQVSSYGVVVTDADGRVRSFQEKPSVAEAASDMINTGIYIFEPEVLDFIPSNVPFDIGSDLFPKLVAAGAPFYALPMEFEWVDIGKVPDYWQAIRSVLQGQVRQVQIPGKEVRPGIFTGLNVAADWDKIHVEGPIYVGGMTKIENGVTIIGPAMIGPSCQICEGATIDNSIIFDYSRIGPGVRLVEKLVFGRYCVDRNGDHFDLQEAALDWLITDARRLDVVSPSPQQKAMAELLGSDLSLT, encoded by the coding sequence ATGAAGGCGATGATCCTGGCGGCTGGCAAGGGAACCCGGGTGCGTCCGATCACGCACACGATTCCCAAGCCCATGATCCCCATTCTGCAGAAACCCGTGATGGAGTTTCTGCTGGAGCTTCTGCGGCAGCACGGCTTCACCGAGATCATGGTGAATGTCTCCCACCTTGCCGAAGAGATCGAGAACTACTTCAGGGATGGCCAACGCTTTGGCGTGGAGATTGCCTACAGCTTCGAGGGCCGCATCGAAGACGGTGAACTGATCGGCGATGCCATCGGTTCGGCTGGAGGTCTCAAGAAGATTCAGAACTTCCAGACGTTCTTCGACGACACCTTCGTGGTGCTCTGCGGTGACGCCCTGATCGATCTGGATCTCACCGAGGCCGTGCGGCGCCACCGCGAGAAGGGCGCCATGGCCAGTCTGATCACCAAGCGGGTGCCGCCCGACCAGGTGAGCAGCTACGGCGTGGTGGTGACCGATGCCGATGGACGGGTGCGTTCCTTCCAGGAGAAGCCCTCGGTGGCAGAGGCCGCCAGCGACATGATCAACACCGGCATCTACATCTTCGAGCCGGAGGTGCTGGACTTCATCCCCAGCAACGTACCGTTCGACATCGGTTCCGACCTGTTCCCCAAGCTGGTGGCGGCGGGGGCCCCCTTCTACGCCCTGCCGATGGAGTTCGAATGGGTGGACATCGGCAAGGTGCCCGACTACTGGCAAGCGATCCGCAGCGTGCTGCAGGGCCAGGTGCGCCAGGTGCAGATTCCAGGGAAAGAGGTGAGGCCAGGCATCTTCACCGGGCTGAACGTGGCTGCCGACTGGGACAAGATTCACGTGGAAGGCCCGATCTACGTGGGCGGCATGACCAAGATCGAGAACGGCGTCACGATCATCGGGCCAGCCATGATCGGCCCCAGCTGCCAGATCTGTGAGGGCGCCACGATCGACAACTCCATCATCTTTGATTACTCCCGCATCGGTCCCGGTGTGCGCCTGGTGGAGAAGCTGGTGTTCGGCCGCTACTGCGTGGACCGCAACGGGGATCACTTCGACCTTCAGGAAGCCGCCCTCGACTGGCTGATCACCGACGCACGCCGGCTGGACGTGGTGTCGCCAAGTCCGCAGCAGAAGGCGATGGCCGAACTGCTCGGCAGCGACCTCAGCCTCACCTAG
- a CDS encoding response regulator transcription factor, producing the protein MGRELQQSQERDLSERELEIIGLVAEGLTNQEIASSLTISKRTVDNHVSNIFTKTGAKNRVALLNWAMDHGKICRDGFNCCALDQPEDE; encoded by the coding sequence ATGGGCAGAGAGCTCCAGCAGTCTCAGGAGCGGGACCTCTCGGAGCGGGAGCTCGAGATCATTGGGCTGGTGGCCGAGGGGCTCACCAACCAGGAAATTGCCAGCTCGCTCACCATCAGCAAGCGCACCGTGGACAACCACGTGAGCAACATCTTCACCAAGACCGGCGCGAAGAACCGGGTGGCCCTGCTGAACTGGGCCATGGACCACGGCAAGATCTGCCGGGACGGGTTCAACTGCTGTGCGCTGGACCAGCCAGAGGACGAGTGA
- a CDS encoding CYTH domain-containing protein yields MGLEIERRFLVDGDGWQPHVCWRARLDQGYLVARPDGMTLRVRRTVFDTPGASDGAWLTLKARPPQSMPAAPAREGIVRQEFEYAIPAEDALALMAMASERISKWRHGLDLPGGAWVVDVFEGENAPLVVAEVELESHDQHVSVPCWCREEVTGRHELSNAALARQPLLRWSSLQRARLPAWFAVPPVASDTIS; encoded by the coding sequence ATGGGCCTGGAGATCGAGCGCCGGTTCCTGGTGGATGGCGACGGCTGGCAGCCCCATGTGTGCTGGCGGGCCCGGCTGGACCAGGGTTACCTGGTGGCCCGCCCCGACGGGATGACCCTGCGGGTGCGCCGTACGGTCTTCGACACGCCCGGGGCCAGCGATGGGGCCTGGTTGACGCTCAAGGCCCGTCCCCCGCAGTCGATGCCGGCCGCCCCGGCGAGGGAGGGCATCGTGCGCCAGGAGTTCGAGTACGCCATTCCGGCTGAGGATGCCCTGGCCCTGATGGCCATGGCGAGCGAGCGGATCAGCAAGTGGCGCCATGGCCTCGATCTGCCGGGGGGGGCCTGGGTCGTGGATGTGTTCGAGGGGGAGAACGCCCCGCTGGTGGTGGCGGAGGTGGAACTGGAGAGCCACGATCAGCACGTGAGCGTGCCGTGCTGGTGCCGTGAGGAGGTGACGGGCCGGCACGAACTCAGCAACGCGGCGCTGGCGCGGCAGCCGCTGCTGCGGTGGAGTTCGTTGCAGCGGGCGCGGTTGCCGGCGTGGTTCGCCGTTCCCCCCGTTGCATCGGATACAATCAGCTGA
- a CDS encoding NAD(+) kinase, which produces MRLDRVWLIARSGSQAAQRQAQRCAADLRSQGVAVVTATSGQAQDPFPGLLATEGELPDVALVLGGDGTVLGAARHLGPLAVPILCFNVGGHLGFLTHHRSLLRLSGEQPRRRSDDDDQRSLWQRLRDDSFAIESRMMLEARVDRGDGVGPASQPRHLALNDVYFRPGLDERSPTCVLELEIDGEVVDQFRGDGLIIATPTGSTGYAMAAGGPILHPGIEAIVVTPICPISLSSRALVVPPRAQLSVWPLGESSRRVNLWQDGAHATTLEPGDRAIVQRCGHPAKMLILERSPSYYRTLTHKLHWAGSLVAAEPSHN; this is translated from the coding sequence ATGCGGCTGGATCGCGTCTGGCTCATCGCCCGTTCCGGCAGCCAGGCTGCCCAGCGTCAGGCCCAGCGCTGCGCCGCTGACCTCCGCTCCCAGGGGGTGGCCGTGGTCACGGCCACCAGCGGACAGGCCCAGGATCCCTTTCCCGGCCTGCTGGCCACGGAGGGGGAGCTGCCCGACGTGGCCCTGGTGCTCGGTGGGGACGGCACCGTGCTGGGGGCGGCCCGCCATCTGGGCCCCCTGGCCGTGCCCATCCTCTGCTTCAACGTGGGCGGCCACCTTGGCTTTCTCACCCACCACCGCAGCCTGCTGCGCCTCAGTGGCGAGCAGCCGCGGCGACGGTCGGACGATGACGACCAGCGCAGCCTCTGGCAGCGGCTGCGGGACGACAGCTTCGCCATCGAGAGCCGCATGATGCTGGAGGCCCGGGTGGACCGCGGCGATGGGGTCGGACCGGCCTCCCAGCCCCGCCATCTGGCCCTCAACGACGTCTACTTCCGGCCGGGGCTGGATGAACGCTCCCCCACCTGCGTGCTGGAGCTGGAGATCGACGGCGAAGTGGTGGACCAGTTCCGCGGCGATGGTCTGATCATCGCCACCCCCACCGGCTCCACGGGCTATGCCATGGCGGCGGGCGGCCCGATCCTGCACCCGGGCATCGAGGCGATCGTGGTCACGCCGATCTGCCCGATCAGCCTCTCCAGCCGCGCCCTGGTGGTGCCGCCCCGGGCCCAGCTGTCGGTGTGGCCCCTGGGGGAGTCGAGCCGTCGGGTGAATCTCTGGCAGGACGGCGCCCATGCCACCACGCTGGAACCGGGAGACCGGGCCATCGTGCAGCGCTGCGGCCATCCGGCCAAGATGCTCATCCTGGAGCGCAGCCCCTCCTACTACCGCACGCTCACCCACAAGCTGCACTGGGCCGGCAGCCTGGTGGCGGCCGAGCCCTCCCATAACTGA
- the ndhI gene encoding NAD(P)H-quinone oxidoreductase subunit I: protein MFGFLKKVGDYTRDAVGAAQYMTQGLAVTFDHLRRRPVTVQYPYEKLIPSERYRGRIHYEFDKCIACEVCVRVCPINLPVVDWVMNKATKKKELRNYSIDFGVCIFCGNCVEYCPTNCLSMTEEYELAAFDRHSLNYDNIALGRLPTSVTSDPAVVALRELAYLPKGAMDPHGVPDTTPRAGQLPEQVLAGMQAAEPSAPSSEGDAR, encoded by the coding sequence ATGTTCGGGTTCCTCAAGAAAGTCGGTGACTACACCCGCGATGCCGTGGGTGCTGCCCAGTACATGACCCAGGGGCTGGCGGTCACCTTCGATCACCTGCGCCGCCGCCCCGTCACCGTCCAGTACCCCTACGAGAAGTTGATCCCCTCGGAGCGGTACCGGGGCCGGATTCACTACGAGTTCGACAAGTGCATCGCCTGCGAGGTGTGCGTGCGCGTCTGCCCCATCAACCTGCCGGTGGTGGATTGGGTGATGAACAAGGCCACCAAGAAGAAGGAGCTGCGCAACTACTCCATTGATTTCGGGGTCTGCATCTTCTGCGGCAACTGTGTGGAGTACTGCCCCACCAACTGCCTTTCCATGACGGAGGAGTATGAGCTGGCGGCATTCGATCGCCACAGCCTCAACTACGACAACATCGCCCTCGGCCGCCTCCCCACCAGCGTCACCAGCGACCCGGCCGTGGTGGCCCTGCGGGAACTGGCCTACCTGCCCAAGGGCGCGATGGATCCCCATGGCGTGCCCGACACCACACCCCGGGCCGGCCAGTTGCCCGAGCAGGTTCTGGCCGGCATGCAGGCGGCCGAGCCTTCCGCCCCCAGCTCCGAGGGAGACGCACGATGA
- a CDS encoding citrate synthase: MAGSVSDSVPGSTAGAAAAPPFRPGLEGVPATQSAICDIDGQKGRLTYRGYDAGLLAAHSTFLETTYLLIWGELPTAERLRQFEHEVQMHRRVSFRIRDMMKCFPATGHPMDALQSSAASLGLFYSRRALDNPEYIAEAVVRLIAKIPTMVAAFQLIRKGQDPIQPRDDLAFASNFLYMLTEQEPDPLAARIFDACLILHAEHSLNASTFSARVTASTLTDPYAVVASAVGTLAGPLHGGANEDVLAMLEAIGSDDQVEPWLDQAIAQKQKIMGFGHREYKVKDPRAVILQGLAEQLFDRFGHDPLYDLARKLEEVAAERLGPKGIYPNVDFYSGLVYRKLGIPRDLFTPIFAIARTAGWLAHWKEQLGANRIFRPSQIYTGADPRDWVPLEAR; the protein is encoded by the coding sequence ATGGCAGGCAGCGTCAGCGACAGTGTCCCCGGCAGCACCGCTGGTGCCGCTGCCGCACCGCCGTTCCGGCCTGGGTTGGAGGGGGTGCCGGCCACCCAGTCGGCCATCTGTGACATCGACGGCCAGAAGGGGCGGCTCACCTACCGGGGCTACGACGCCGGCCTGCTGGCGGCCCACAGCACCTTCCTGGAAACCACCTACCTGCTGATCTGGGGTGAGCTCCCCACCGCCGAGCGGTTGCGCCAGTTCGAGCACGAGGTGCAGATGCACCGCCGGGTGAGCTTCCGCATCCGGGACATGATGAAGTGCTTCCCGGCCACCGGCCACCCGATGGATGCGCTCCAGAGCAGCGCCGCCTCGCTGGGGCTGTTCTATTCGAGGCGCGCCCTCGACAACCCGGAGTACATCGCCGAGGCGGTGGTGCGGCTGATCGCCAAGATCCCCACGATGGTGGCGGCGTTCCAGCTGATCCGCAAAGGGCAGGATCCGATCCAGCCCCGCGACGATCTGGCGTTCGCCTCGAACTTCCTGTACATGCTCACCGAACAGGAGCCCGACCCCCTGGCGGCCCGCATCTTCGATGCCTGCCTGATCCTGCACGCCGAGCACAGCCTCAACGCCAGCACCTTCAGCGCCCGCGTCACGGCCAGCACCCTCACCGATCCCTATGCGGTGGTGGCCTCGGCCGTGGGCACCCTGGCCGGTCCCCTGCACGGCGGCGCCAATGAGGATGTGCTGGCCATGCTGGAGGCGATCGGCAGCGACGACCAGGTGGAACCCTGGCTCGACCAGGCCATCGCCCAGAAGCAGAAAATCATGGGCTTCGGTCACCGCGAATACAAGGTGAAGGATCCGCGGGCCGTGATCCTGCAGGGGCTGGCCGAGCAGCTGTTCGACCGCTTCGGCCACGATCCCCTCTACGACCTGGCCCGCAAGCTGGAGGAGGTGGCCGCTGAACGCCTGGGGCCGAAAGGGATCTATCCCAATGTCGACTTCTACTCGGGCCTGGTGTACCGCAAGCTCGGCATCCCCCGCGACCTGTTCACCCCCATCTTCGCCATCGCCCGCACGGCCGGCTGGCTGGCCCACTGGAAGGAGCAGCTTGGTGCCAACCGCATCTTCCGGCCGTCGCAGATTTACACCGGCGCTGATCCCCGCGACTGGGTTCCGCTGGAAGCCCGCTAA
- the nuoK gene encoding NADH-quinone oxidoreductase subunit NuoK yields MELSLPAAIPLQAYLVLAAVLFCTGVWGLINSRNAVRVLMSIELMLNAVNINLMAFSSYLDGALVRGQVFAIFVITVAAAEAAVGLAILLSLYRNRETVDMERFNLLRW; encoded by the coding sequence ATGGAGCTGAGTCTTCCCGCCGCCATCCCGCTTCAGGCCTACCTGGTGCTTGCCGCCGTGCTGTTCTGCACCGGGGTGTGGGGCCTGATCAACAGCCGCAACGCCGTGCGGGTGCTGATGAGCATCGAGCTGATGCTCAATGCCGTGAACATCAACCTGATGGCCTTCTCCAGCTACCTCGATGGTGCCCTGGTGCGCGGCCAGGTGTTCGCGATCTTCGTGATCACGGTCGCCGCAGCGGAGGCGGCGGTCGGCCTCGCCATCCTTCTCTCCCTGTATCGCAACCGCGAGACCGTGGATATGGAGCGGTTCAACCTCCTGCGCTGGTGA
- a CDS encoding segregation/condensation protein A, which translates to MTDGGARLAIRLLQDAAERGDLDPWDVDVIAVIDGFLDQLRQRIAVPRLVAATARGGSYEQDLAETSEAFLAASVLVSLKAEVLEASTFPQEAPPEADFDLGFEAEGQGWIIDPALQLPRRPERHLWRRPVAPPPLQRPVTLGELIRQLEDIAERLEQDAGRPRQRQRQRRYSERAAIAQVAALAHREKLPETTAALSRFLLRWPPAQEWVDFERLVGAWSQAALEPAQAGEDDLDRDRVGVFWALLFLCHQGKVDLEQQGGLFGRLSLRRCAETRAEPLVDAQTGAGLSHLAASGSAPRPAAEQLVA; encoded by the coding sequence TTGACCGACGGGGGCGCCAGGCTGGCCATCCGGCTGCTGCAGGATGCGGCCGAACGGGGGGATCTCGACCCCTGGGACGTGGACGTGATTGCCGTGATCGACGGTTTTCTCGACCAGTTGCGCCAGCGCATCGCCGTGCCGCGCCTGGTGGCGGCTACCGCCAGGGGCGGCAGCTACGAGCAGGATCTGGCGGAAACCAGCGAGGCCTTCCTGGCCGCTTCCGTGCTGGTGAGCCTCAAGGCTGAAGTGCTGGAGGCCAGCACCTTCCCCCAGGAAGCGCCACCGGAGGCGGACTTCGACCTCGGCTTCGAAGCGGAGGGCCAGGGTTGGATCATCGATCCCGCCCTGCAGCTGCCGCGCCGGCCGGAACGGCACCTGTGGCGGCGGCCCGTGGCACCGCCCCCCCTGCAGCGACCGGTGACCCTGGGCGAGCTGATCCGCCAGCTTGAGGACATCGCCGAACGGCTCGAACAGGATGCAGGCCGCCCGCGGCAGCGCCAGCGCCAGCGCCGCTACAGCGAGCGGGCGGCGATTGCCCAGGTGGCCGCCCTGGCCCACCGCGAAAAGCTGCCGGAAACCACCGCGGCCCTCAGCCGCTTCCTGCTGCGCTGGCCTCCGGCCCAGGAGTGGGTGGATTTCGAGCGGCTGGTGGGAGCCTGGAGCCAGGCCGCGCTGGAGCCCGCCCAGGCCGGTGAGGACGATCTGGACAGGGACCGGGTGGGGGTGTTCTGGGCCCTGCTGTTCCTCTGCCATCAGGGCAAGGTGGACCTGGAGCAGCAGGGCGGCCTGTTTGGCCGCCTCAGCCTGAGGCGATGCGCGGAGACCCGGGCGGAGCCCCTGGTGGACGCCCAGACCGGAGCAGGCCTGTCCCACCTGGCCGCATCCGGGTCAGCTCCCCGGCCGGCCGCTGAACAGCTCGTGGCATGA